The stretch of DNA GCCGCGACGTCAGGTCGCGTTCCGGTCTCGGGCGGTGCCTCAGCGCATCTCGTCGGGCGCGCCGACGCCGAGGATCCCGAGATTGGACGCGACCACCCCCTTGAGGGCGGCGACGAGGGCCAGCCTCGCCTCGGTGGACTTTCTGTCGTTTTGATTAACAAACCGTAATTGCGGCAAGTCTTTGCCCTTGTTCCAGAAACTATGGAACGCGCTCGCCAGCTCGTAGAGGTGGAAGGCGATGCGGTGCGGCTCGTGGGCGGCGGCGGCCGCCTCGATCACCCGCGGCACCTGGGCGATCAGGCGCATCATCTCGAGCTCGCCCGAATCGGTCAGGCCCGACAAATCGGCCCCCGCCAGGGCAGACGGCGCCAGGTCGAGATCGGGGAAGGCCTCGCGGGCCTGGCGGAACACCGAGGCCGCCCGGGCATGCGCGTACTGGACGTAGAAGACCGGGTTGTCCTTCGACTGCTCGACCACCTTGGCGAGGTCGAAATCGAGGGTCGCGTCGTTCTTGCGGTACAGCATCATGAACCGCACGGGGTCGCGCCCGACCTCGTCGATCACCTCGCGTAAGGTGACGAACTCGCCGGCGCGCTTCGACATCTTCACCGGCTCGCCGCCGCGCAGGAGGCGCACCAGCTGGCACAGCTTGACGTCGAGCGCCGCCTTCCCGTCGGAGACCGCCTTCACCGCCGCCTGCATCCGCTTGACGTAGCCGCCATGGTCGGCGCCGAGCACGTCGATCAGCTCGACCGCACCGCGCTCGACCTTGGAGCGGTGATAGGCGATGTCCGAGGCGAAGTAGGTGAAGCTGCCGTCCGACTTGAGCAGCGGCCGGTCGATGTCGTCGCCGAAGGCGGTCGCGCGGAACAGGGTCTGCTCGCGGTCCTCCCAATCCTCCGGCAGCTGGCCCTTGGGCGGGGGCAGGCGGCCCTCGTAGACCAGGCCCTTCGCCCGCAGGTCGGCGATCAGCGCCGCGACCGCGCCGCCCTCGCCGCCGGCCTGGAGGGTGCGCTCGGAGAAGAACACGTCGTGGTGGATGCCGATCGCCGCCAGATCCTCGCGGATCCGGTCCATCATCCGGTCGATGGCGAAGTCGCGCACCAGCGGCAGCCACTCGGAATCGGGCTTGTCGCGCAGCGTCTCGCCGTATTGCGCCTTCAAGGCCTCGCCGACGGGCACGAGGTAGTCGCCCGGATAGAGGCCGTCCGGGATCGTGACCGTCTCGCCGAGCGCCTCGCGGTAGCGCAGGAAGGCCGAGCGGGCGAGCACGTCGACCTGGGCGCCGGCATCGTTGATGTAGTACTCGCGCGTCACGTCGCGGCCGGCGGCGACCAGGAGGTTCGCCAGCGCGTCGCCGAACACCGCGCCGCGGCCGTGGCCGACATGCATCGGCCCGGTCGGGTTGGCCGAGACGTACTCGACGTTGACCCCGCCGGGGACCGGCGCGCCGCGCCCGTAGGCCTCGCCCTCGCGCAGGACCGCCCGGACCACCTCGGCGTAGATGGCGGGATCGAGCCGCAGGTTGATGAAGCCCGGTCCGGCGACGCTGGCTTCCGTCACCCGGGGATCCGTGCGCAGGTCGGCGGCGAGCGCCTCGGCGAGCGCCTTCGGGTTGGTGCGCGCTTCCTTTGCCAGCACCAGGGCGGCGTTGGTGGCGAGGTCGCCGTGGCTCGGGTCGCGCGGCGGCTCGACCACCACGCGGGCACGGTCCAGCCCCTCCGGCAGGGTGCCGGCGCGGGTGAGCGTCTCGAGCGCCTCGCCGATGCGGGCCTCGAAGGCGGCGAAGATGTTCATGCGTTGACCAGTTCTGCAAAGTTCGGGCCGGATCCGGTCGCGGGACCGTGACCGGCGCGCCGGGCTCTTCTCACGCCGGGGCGGGCGGCTGCAAGCGGGGCGGCAAG from Methylobacterium aquaticum encodes:
- the argS gene encoding arginine--tRNA ligase translates to MNIFAAFEARIGEALETLTRAGTLPEGLDRARVVVEPPRDPSHGDLATNAALVLAKEARTNPKALAEALAADLRTDPRVTEASVAGPGFINLRLDPAIYAEVVRAVLREGEAYGRGAPVPGGVNVEYVSANPTGPMHVGHGRGAVFGDALANLLVAAGRDVTREYYINDAGAQVDVLARSAFLRYREALGETVTIPDGLYPGDYLVPVGEALKAQYGETLRDKPDSEWLPLVRDFAIDRMMDRIREDLAAIGIHHDVFFSERTLQAGGEGGAVAALIADLRAKGLVYEGRLPPPKGQLPEDWEDREQTLFRATAFGDDIDRPLLKSDGSFTYFASDIAYHRSKVERGAVELIDVLGADHGGYVKRMQAAVKAVSDGKAALDVKLCQLVRLLRGGEPVKMSKRAGEFVTLREVIDEVGRDPVRFMMLYRKNDATLDFDLAKVVEQSKDNPVFYVQYAHARAASVFRQAREAFPDLDLAPSALAGADLSGLTDSGELEMMRLIAQVPRVIEAAAAAHEPHRIAFHLYELASAFHSFWNKGKDLPQLRFVNQNDRKSTEARLALVAALKGVVASNLGILGVGAPDEMR